From uncultured Methanobrevibacter sp., the proteins below share one genomic window:
- the pstA gene encoding phosphate ABC transporter permease PstA, with the protein MNFNFISAKISQKIMNSIFLLSGIITLTILVIILAYILIKGLPVINLEFIFGQVENQGASGGIFPIIVSSLYVTLLSVLISTPLGVGAAIYMAEYANDGKLTRIIRFGAEILASIPSIVYGLFGLSFFVIFLNLGWSIFSASLVLAIMGIPTIFQVSEVSIRSVPSIYVEGSYGLGATKWQTIYKVVLPAALSGIVTGIILGMTRAISEAAAVMYAVGSSITMPISILDPGRPLPLHLYILATEGISLPNAFGTAAVLVIIVLIITFLTNYFTERYQNKMMGK; encoded by the coding sequence ATGAATTTTAATTTTATATCTGCAAAAATTTCTCAAAAAATAATGAATTCAATATTTCTACTTTCAGGAATTATTACCTTAACAATTCTGGTAATTATTTTAGCATATATTTTAATTAAGGGCCTTCCGGTAATAAATTTAGAATTTATTTTCGGTCAAGTTGAAAATCAGGGTGCATCAGGCGGGATATTTCCAATAATCGTATCAAGTTTATATGTAACTTTGCTTTCAGTTTTAATATCCACTCCATTGGGAGTAGGTGCTGCTATTTATATGGCGGAATATGCAAATGATGGAAAATTAACTAGGATAATACGTTTTGGAGCCGAAATATTAGCTTCAATTCCTTCAATAGTGTATGGTTTGTTTGGATTATCTTTTTTTGTCATATTTTTAAATTTGGGATGGTCCATATTTTCAGCCAGTTTAGTTTTAGCTATTATGGGGATTCCAACAATATTTCAAGTTTCAGAAGTATCTATACGCTCAGTGCCAAGCATATATGTAGAAGGAAGTTATGGATTGGGCGCTACAAAATGGCAGACCATTTATAAAGTTGTCCTGCCTGCAGCACTTTCCGGAATTGTCACTGGAATAATATTGGGAATGACAAGAGCAATTTCTGAAGCAGCCGCTGTAATGTATGCTGTAGGCTCATCCATTACCATGCCAATTTCAATACTCGATCCGGGTAGGCCATTGCCGCTTCATTTGTATATTTTGGCAACTGAAGGCATTTCTTTACCTAATGCCTTTGGAACTGCAGCCGTTCTAGTGATTATTGTATTGATTATTACATTTTTAACTAATTATTTCACAGAAAGATATCAAAATAAAATGATGGGAAAATAA
- a CDS encoding DUF3100 domain-containing protein, giving the protein MYIGPIEITPTKGVTVSVMPLLYTMILGLICYLAKPIKWIQRKQSRIAEGAIMLFIGILIAKLAISSGQSIHLLLEMGPALMLQELGHLATILIALPVALLLGFKRESIGLTNSICREPEVAVVVDKYGFNSPEARGIFALFIVGTIIGTVFISFLTSISVSILPLHPFAFAMASGVGSASMNAASLGPTLAAFPGLETQIEAFAGFSNLLSFSAGIYIVMFLALPFTEKLYTILEPKIGRKDITKNEEE; this is encoded by the coding sequence ATGTATATCGGTCCAATTGAAATAACCCCTACAAAAGGGGTTACAGTTTCAGTAATGCCCTTGTTATACACAATGATTTTAGGCTTAATATGCTACCTTGCAAAACCAATAAAATGGATCCAAAGAAAACAATCCAGAATTGCTGAAGGTGCCATAATGCTTTTCATTGGAATTTTAATCGCAAAATTAGCAATATCCAGCGGTCAATCAATACATTTATTATTGGAAATGGGGCCTGCATTAATGTTACAGGAGTTAGGGCACCTTGCAACAATTTTAATCGCACTTCCTGTAGCCTTACTTTTAGGATTTAAACGAGAATCAATTGGCTTGACAAATTCCATTTGCCGTGAACCTGAAGTTGCAGTTGTTGTTGACAAGTATGGATTTAATTCTCCTGAAGCAAGAGGGATATTTGCACTATTCATAGTCGGAACAATAATTGGAACTGTATTCATTAGTTTTTTAACAAGTATTAGTGTTTCAATTCTACCATTACATCCTTTTGCATTTGCAATGGCAAGTGGAGTAGGCAGTGCAAGTATGAATGCTGCTTCTCTTGGACCCACACTTGCGGCATTTCCCGGTTTAGAAACTCAAATTGAAGCATTTGCAGGATTCAGTAATTTGTTGTCCTTTTCTGCGGGAATATATATCGTCATGTTTTTGGCTCTGCCATTCACTGAAAAATTATATACAATTTTAGAACCAAAAATCGGAAGAAAAGATATAACCAAAAATGAGGAAGAATGA
- a CDS encoding nuclear transport factor 2 family protein gives MSDVEIICEKSFSEIDSEIINRFVEFQQAIIDKDEDKLDEMLSDDYVLVHMSGKRQSKREFIDEVLDGTLNYYKSEIQDPTILHDDENNASLVGDVTLTAKVYGINGKWTLDTVINFRKIDGVWIIGDWDN, from the coding sequence ATGAGCGATGTGGAAATTATATGTGAAAAATCATTCAGTGAAATTGACAGTGAAATTATCAACAGGTTCGTTGAATTCCAGCAGGCAATAATTGACAAGGATGAGGACAAGCTTGATGAAATGTTGTCGGATGATTATGTTTTGGTTCATATGTCCGGAAAAAGGCAGTCCAAAAGGGAGTTCATCGATGAGGTGTTGGATGGCACATTGAATTATTACAAATCAGAAATTCAGGACCCCACAATTCTTCATGATGATGAAAACAATGCGTCACTGGTGGGGGATGTTACTCTCACCGCCAAAGTCTATGGTATAAACGGCAAATGGACATTGGATACTGTAATCAATTTTAGAAAAATAGATGGCGTCTGGATAATTGGTGATTGGGATAACTAA
- a CDS encoding phosphate ABC transporter substrate-binding protein: MKKNHRIAVIVIATVLIIMSGILLFSGFGSSERIDIVGSTSVQPVAEKLVEEYKITHPNANINVQGGGSSVGIKSVHEGSAEIGTSSKELDDNEKEGLKEYELGQDGIVLAVNRNNDVSDLTSTQLKDIFSGKITNWKEVGGNDSKIHVIVREEGSGTLDAFKSIVMGNTKIKSDAIVQSSTEAVKQSVKQDENAIGFVSFAHMSDDVKSLSIEGVAPSTESIADGSYELKRPFLFLVKGEPSGDLKDFIDWINSTEADNVLKGEKIIKSK; the protein is encoded by the coding sequence ATGAAAAAGAACCATAGAATTGCAGTTATTGTTATTGCAACCGTGTTAATCATTATGAGTGGAATTTTACTATTTTCAGGATTTGGAAGCTCCGAAAGAATTGATATAGTAGGTTCCACATCTGTACAACCAGTAGCTGAAAAACTAGTAGAAGAATATAAAATTACTCACCCCAATGCAAACATTAATGTTCAAGGTGGAGGATCTAGCGTAGGCATTAAAAGTGTCCATGAAGGAAGCGCAGAAATTGGTACAAGTTCAAAAGAATTGGACGATAATGAAAAAGAAGGATTAAAAGAATATGAACTTGGTCAGGATGGAATTGTATTAGCTGTTAACAGAAATAATGATGTATCAGATTTAACTAGTACCCAATTAAAAGACATATTTTCCGGAAAAATCACCAACTGGAAAGAAGTTGGTGGAAATGATAGTAAAATCCATGTTATAGTCCGTGAAGAGGGATCAGGTACTTTAGATGCATTTAAAAGTATTGTAATGGGAAATACAAAAATCAAAAGTGATGCCATTGTTCAAAGTTCAACTGAAGCTGTAAAACAATCTGTCAAACAAGATGAAAACGCTATTGGTTTTGTTTCATTCGCACACATGTCTGATGATGTGAAATCTTTAAGTATCGAAGGAGTAGCTCCAAGCACTGAAAGTATCGCAGACGGTTCTTATGAATTAAAAAGACCATTTTTATTCCTTGTTAAAGGAGAACCATCAGGTGATCTAAAAGACTTTATCGACTGGATAAATAGCACTGAAGCAGATAATGTTTTAAAAGGAGAAAAAATTATCAAATCAAAATAA
- the pstC gene encoding phosphate ABC transporter permease subunit PstC, translated as MSKLTSETIMEKSLFIIALFSCLVILLIISFIFIEAFPAIQEYGIAQFLFGNIWAPNEGQFGVFAMIIGSLYVTFIALLMSVPLSLSCAIFMAEVASSKVRKFLKPVIQTLSGIPSVVFGFFGLILLVPFIRSQFGGTGFGILTAAIILSIMILPTIISVSYDSLRAVPQDYKEASLGLGATNWQTIRRVVFPSALPGIITSIILGMGRAVGETLAVLMVIGNVAKIPASILSPARTLTSNIALEMNYAIGIHYNALFATAVVLFIVIISLLIIANHIQRKYSMDIGGGTL; from the coding sequence ATGTCTAAACTTACATCTGAAACAATAATGGAGAAATCATTGTTTATTATTGCATTATTCTCTTGTTTGGTGATTTTACTTATAATAAGTTTTATATTTATCGAGGCTTTCCCTGCAATACAGGAATATGGAATCGCCCAATTTTTATTTGGAAATATCTGGGCGCCAAATGAAGGGCAATTTGGTGTATTTGCAATGATAATTGGATCATTATATGTTACATTCATTGCACTTTTAATGTCAGTTCCTTTATCTCTTTCATGTGCAATATTTATGGCAGAAGTTGCAAGCAGTAAAGTTAGAAAGTTTTTAAAACCCGTTATTCAAACATTATCTGGAATCCCTTCTGTTGTTTTTGGATTTTTTGGTCTAATTTTATTAGTCCCATTTATAAGATCTCAATTTGGGGGAACTGGCTTCGGCATACTTACTGCAGCAATCATATTGTCCATCATGATTTTGCCGACTATAATTTCGGTTTCTTATGATTCATTAAGAGCAGTTCCGCAGGATTACAAAGAAGCATCTTTAGGTTTAGGAGCAACAAACTGGCAAACAATTCGTAGAGTTGTTTTTCCATCAGCACTGCCGGGCATTATTACCTCAATTATTTTAGGAATGGGCAGGGCTGTGGGTGAAACATTGGCTGTACTAATGGTCATAGGCAATGTTGCAAAAATACCAGCATCGATTTTAAGTCCTGCTAGAACTTTGACCTCAAATATCGCATTGGAAATGAATTATGCAATCGGCATTCATTATAATGCTTTATTTGCTACTGCAGTCGTGCTGTTTATAGTAATTATTTCATTGTTAATTATTGCAAATCATATTCAAAGGAAATACAGTATGGATATTGGTGGAGGAACATTATGA
- the phoU gene encoding phosphate signaling complex protein PhoU, translating to MNEKSPSITFQNRINNIKEGYEELGNLTIKLTGTVVRLLENYDETDFENIEECSTTIDIKTIDLERECIKFMATEQPLAKDLMFIESTLRVISHFKRISHLCLKIAKLIKNIQCADIPEKILKELECMGDYTLIILKKSFFVFSNQDLDKAKELPIDDDRIDEMYDSILNEVTENMIKNNELIPYFVDVIFLARYFERIADKSVSIGSRTIFMLTLRRPSIDD from the coding sequence ATGAATGAAAAATCTCCAAGCATCACATTTCAAAATAGAATTAACAATATTAAAGAAGGTTATGAAGAATTAGGAAATTTAACCATTAAATTAACTGGAACTGTTGTCAGATTGCTTGAAAACTATGATGAAACAGATTTTGAAAATATTGAAGAATGTTCTACTACAATAGATATTAAAACAATTGATTTAGAAAGAGAATGTATTAAATTCATGGCTACAGAACAGCCTTTAGCTAAGGATTTGATGTTTATCGAATCAACACTTCGGGTAATAAGCCATTTTAAAAGAATTTCTCATTTATGTTTAAAAATTGCTAAATTAATTAAAAACATTCAATGTGCAGACATTCCTGAAAAAATTCTTAAAGAATTGGAGTGTATGGGAGATTATACCTTGATTATATTAAAAAAATCGTTCTTTGTATTTTCAAATCAGGATTTGGATAAAGCAAAAGAATTACCTATTGATGATGATAGAATCGATGAGATGTATGACTCAATTTTAAATGAAGTTACCGAAAATATGATTAAAAATAATGAGTTGATTCCCTATTTTGTTGATGTTATTTTTCTGGCCAGATACTTTGAGAGAATTGCAGATAAATCAGTTAGCATAGGATCTAGAACAATATTCATGTTAACATTGAGAAGACCAAGTATTGATGATTGA
- a CDS encoding phosphate uptake regulator PhoU has translation MARSDKTLEDILDVIFYDKPSTQDEIADKLRISRRYVTQLLKPLIEEDIVKRAYVIDLNKYDEKYGSSNPIFNIKQHSAFFLIENMLGSMSGHVKEQVQMSFDAILNNDKKLAEEALKLDFTTNNMFEKVRSSVETVVDVDPHSKLSKILLFSEAAYNYERIGDYSGHIAKFVINEKSPVDDELLKILKKMHKYSQRSISYATDAFIKGSIELRGDLMDTEEKIHENQQKAMNLIANQMVETSFDDVEMSNYYIYISRVVKSFERMGDISVEIMDLALEFHKDIPRSTTPRSFRE, from the coding sequence ATGGCACGGAGTGATAAAACATTAGAAGATATCTTGGATGTTATTTTTTATGATAAACCTTCTACTCAAGATGAAATTGCAGATAAATTAAGAATTAGCCGTAGATATGTTACTCAGTTACTTAAACCATTGATTGAAGAAGACATTGTCAAAAGGGCATATGTCATTGATTTAAATAAATATGATGAAAAATATGGTTCTTCAAATCCAATTTTTAACATCAAACAGCATTCCGCCTTTTTCTTAATTGAAAACATGTTAGGCAGCATGAGCGGACATGTTAAGGAACAGGTCCAAATGTCTTTTGATGCTATTTTAAATAATGATAAGAAATTAGCGGAAGAAGCTTTAAAATTAGATTTTACAACAAATAACATGTTTGAAAAAGTTCGTTCCTCTGTTGAAACTGTTGTTGATGTTGATCCTCATTCCAAACTTTCTAAAATCTTGTTATTCAGCGAGGCAGCATACAATTACGAGCGCATTGGGGATTATTCCGGCCATATTGCAAAATTTGTTATCAATGAGAAGTCCCCCGTTGATGATGAACTTTTAAAGATATTAAAAAAAATGCATAAATATTCACAAAGGTCTATTTCATATGCAACTGATGCTTTTATTAAAGGTAGTATAGAATTACGTGGAGATTTGATGGATACGGAAGAAAAAATTCATGAAAACCAACAGAAAGCCATGAATCTCATAGCTAATCAGATGGTTGAAACTTCTTTTGATGATGTTGAAATGTCGAATTATTATATTTACATATCACGTGTTGTGAAATCATTCGAAAGAATGGGGGATATCTCAGTGGAAATCATGGATTTGGCTCTTGAATTCCATAAGGATATTCCAAGATCAACTACTCCACGTTCATTCAGGGAATAA
- the pstB gene encoding phosphate ABC transporter ATP-binding protein PstB has protein sequence MEKITVEHLNTYFGDAHILKDINFKVAENTVTALIGPSGCGKSTFLRSINRMNDLIPAFKCDGTLLLDDEDVYAPEMDVVDLRRKVGMVFQKPNPFPKSIFENVAYGLRIHGEEDEDFIKQRVEESLKSAAIWDEVKDKLDKSAMGLSGGQQQRLCIARTIANNPEVILMDEPCSALDPISTLKIEDLIHELKKGYTIIIVTHNMQQASRVSDYTSFFLNGEIIESGRTEQIFVSPKEQKTEEYITGRFG, from the coding sequence ATGGAAAAAATTACTGTTGAGCATTTAAATACTTATTTCGGAGATGCTCATATTCTTAAAGACATAAATTTTAAAGTAGCTGAAAACACAGTCACTGCATTAATCGGTCCATCAGGTTGTGGCAAATCAACTTTTTTAAGGTCAATTAATAGGATGAATGATTTAATACCAGCATTTAAATGTGATGGAACTCTCCTTCTTGATGATGAAGATGTTTATGCTCCTGAAATGGATGTTGTGGATTTGAGAAGAAAAGTAGGAATGGTTTTTCAAAAACCCAATCCTTTTCCAAAATCCATTTTTGAAAATGTAGCTTATGGTTTAAGAATTCATGGAGAAGAAGATGAAGATTTTATAAAACAAAGAGTTGAGGAAAGTTTAAAATCAGCAGCAATTTGGGATGAAGTTAAAGATAAACTTGATAAATCCGCAATGGGATTATCTGGAGGTCAACAACAAAGATTATGTATTGCAAGGACGATAGCCAATAATCCTGAAGTTATTTTAATGGATGAACCCTGTTCTGCTCTAGATCCAATTTCAACATTAAAAATTGAGGATTTGATTCATGAACTTAAAAAAGGTTATACAATCATTATTGTAACGCATAATATGCAACAGGCATCAAGAGTTTCAGATTACACTTCCTTTTTCTTAAATGGAGAGATTATTGAAAGTGGAAGGACAGAACAGATATTTGTAAGTCCAAAAGAACAAAAAACAGAAGAATATATAACCGGAAGGTTCGGATAA